The Halotia branconii CENA392 region CTTGGGCATATTCCCAGCCAATTTGTCCATCTTGTGCAATTTCAACAGCATAGTGGTGTTGGGTAAGAGACTGTAACAAAGCACTCGCTAAAACTTCGTCATCTTCGATCAGCAAGATTTTCATCTGAACCTATCCTACTATTAGTCTGTCACAGCGGCTTTGGCGCTTGATGGGGAGCCGTTTTCACCAACTTTTTCGCGTACTGCGGTGATGGGGTATGTTGATGTGTCTTCATGAGAAACATGTCTGAGGATAAGGGTATCATTATTGACATCTTCAACTATCAAAGCAGGGTCTTTATCAGCGTCATCTTTGAGTTTTACGCGATCGCATTCAAGAATTATTCGACCAACTTACAATTGATCAGGTAATTTCTGTCTTTTCTTATAACTTTATTCTAGAAGCTCTATTCTATGCAGCTTCACATTAAATTGGTATTAAAAGCCATATTATTGTATTACACGCAAGCGATCGCCATTATAGTCATTAATATAAATAACGAATGAATAATCGTTACTAACTAAAATTATGATTAAAATCCTCCACCTCTCCGATATCCACATGGGAAGTAGTTTCTCTCATGGACGAGTCAATCCAGCCACAGGCTTAAATACACGGTTAGAGGATTTTGTCAATACCCTATCTCAATGCATTGACCGAGCGCTAGCAGATGGGGTGGATTTAGTAATATTTGGCGGTGATGCTTTTCCTGATGCCACTCCGCCGCCGTATGTACAAGAAGCCTTTGCTAGTCAGTTTCGCCGCCTCGTAGATGCTGACATTCCTACAGTGCTATTGGTAGGCAACCACGACCAACATTCCCAAGGACAGGGAGGAGCAAGTTTAAATATTTACCGCACCCTAGGAGTACCAGGGTTTGTTGTAGGTGATACGTTAACTACTCACTGTATATCTACTCGCAATGGCAGCGTCCAAGTGATCACTTTACCTTGGTTGACTCGCTCAACACTAATGACTCGCCAAGAAACAGAAGGTTTGTCTTTATCAGAAGTCAATCAACTATTAACAGAACGGCTGCAAGTGGTTTTAGAGGGAGAAATTCGTCGTCTTGACCCAGATGTACCAACAATTCTTTTGGCTCATTTAATGGCTGATAATGCTACCTTGGGAGCCGAACGTTTCTTGGCAGTTGGTAAAGGCTTTACTTTACCTTTGTCTTTGCTGACACGACCTTGTTTTGATTATGTCGCCTTGGGACACGTCCACCGCCATCAAAATTTGAATAAATCCAACAACCCGCCGGTGATTTATCCAGGGAGTATTGAGCGAGTAGATTTTAGTGAAGAAAAAGAAGACAAAGGCTATGTAATGATCACACTGGAAGGGAAACAAGTTGATTGGGAATTTTGTCCTTTGCCAGTTCGGACTTTCTGCACAATCGAGGTGGATATCTCCAAAGCCGACGATCCTCAAGCTGCATTAATCAAAGCGATCGCTAAACATGATATTCAAGATGCTGTAGTGCGATTAATTTATAAGCTTCGCTCAGAACAGATCGATATAATTGATAGCGCCTCTTTACATACTGCCTTAAGTCCAGCCCACACCTATACTATTCAAGCAGAATTAGTTAGTCAGTTAGCTCGGCCCCGTATTCCCGAATTAAGCGCTAGTAGTAGTATTGACCCAATGGAAGCTTTAAAAACCTACTTAAATAACCGCGAAGATCTCAAAGACATAGCATCATCAATGTTAGAAGCAGCACAAAAGTTATTAGCTGATGATGTGGAAGTTTGGCTAGAAGCAGCAACTAATGAGTAGGATAGATATAGTTTTTGTCAGGTGATTTAGAACATCAACTAATCATAAAACCCTGACATCAAAAGACTTTCAAGCTTATCTCCTGTTCCCTGTTCCCTATTATAATAATGACACCTGAAGAAATTGCGGCTACGCTGACAGAATTATTTGAGCCAACAGATGTACAAGCGATCGCTCCTACCTCTTGGCAAGTAGATACTGCTAATTTTCGCTTATTGGTACTACTATCTGAAGATCATGCTTGGCTACGAATTTTACTACCAATTGCCCCAATTCAAGAAGCTCAGGAATTTTTAGCACAGTTTTTAGAAGCTAATTTTGATGAAACTCAAGAAGTCCGCTACGCTTTCCATGAAGGGGTAATTTGGGGAGTGTTCTATCACAATACTATCACTTTAGTAAGTGCAGATTTTAAGAGTGCGATCGCTCGACTAATATCTTTACATGAAGCTGGTTTAAATAATGTCTTTAACCAATTAATTGAAAGCCGCATCCGGCAAATTATCCAGGTTGCAAAACAGCAGGGACAATCACTTTCAGCTACTATGCAAACTTTAGAACGCTTTTATGCAGAAGGATTGATGGGGGAAATCAATCAAACATCAGCAGCGCGAGAAGAAGTACTAGCAGCTTGGCAACGTCAGTTAGAACGCCTCTGGAGTGAGGTAGATTTAAATCCCTAAAAGGCAATCATTATGGATATTATTGAAATCCTCAAACAAGACTATCAAAGATTTCCAGCTAATCAAACATATAGCATTTATTCAGAAGATGTTTATTTTCAAGATCCATTAAATAAATTTAACGGCGTTGAACGTTACAAAACGATGATTAAGTTTATCCAAACTTGGTTTATCGATCCCCAAATGGATTTGCACGATATCAAACTTTTGGGAAACACAATTAAAACTGAGTGGACACTGAGTTGGAATACTCCTTTACCTTGGAAACCACGCATTTCTATCCCTGGTTGGAGTGAGTTAGGTCTAAATTCTGATAGTTTGATTATTTCCCATATTGATTATTGGAAATGTTCGCGCCTAGATGTGTTGAAACAGAATATATTTCCTTTCTAGCAACACACCTTGAGCTTACAAAAGTTGTGGCAACACTAAAGAAATTAATCACAGCCAAAAACTTGTAACATCAGGTCGGGATTTGCTTTTTTCGGTAAAATTTAGTCATGTCAGTAATTCGCCATCACCCTTAAAAATTATGATATCTGCTGACACAACTTCTGAACTGTTGACAATTCCGCCTTTAGAAAACGGCGACAAACTCACCCGCCAAGACTTTGAGCGGCGTTATCGCGCTATGCCTCATCTAAAGAAAGCAGAATTGATTGCAGGAACTGTTTACGTAGCATCACCCTTGAGAATCAAAAGTCATGGAGAACCCCATGCTTATATTATGACTTGGCTAGGAGTTTACAAAGCAGCAACCCCAGGCGTAGGCTTAGCAGATAATACTACAGTTATCATCGATGCCGATAACGAACCACAACCGGATGCGATACTGAGAATAGAACAAGGTGGACAATCAACGATTAGCAAAGATGATTATGTTGAAGGTGCGCCAGAATTAATTGTAGAAATTGCCGCTTCTAGTGCTTCATACGATTTGCATGAAAAACTAAAAGTATATCGTCGTAATCAAGTCCAAGAATATTTAGTTTGGCGAGTTTATGATCGTCAATTTGATTGGTTTAGGTTAAACGAAGGAGAGTATATCCAACTTGAGCCGAACACAGGTGATATTATTTGTTCGCAAGTATTTCCTGGGTTATGGTTAGCAAAATCGGCTTTATTATCAGGAAACTTAGCTAAAGTATTAGCCATTTTAAATCAAGGATTATCTACATCAGAACATCAAAGTTTTGTAGAAAAATTACCTACTACGATTGTGTAGTTGGCATTTGATCGCTCAAGTGCCAACTACGAGCTTAATATATTAGTATACAAAACCAAGCAATTTCTTAATTCAAATGTCTACCAAAGTAACAACAACTTCTAACCTTTCAACGCCTTTCTAAAGTTTTGACGATAAGATTTATTACTAATAAATAAAGCTGGCCATAACAAAGACAAGCCAAGACGGTTAGATATACTAGGAGTAAAATTAGTTCGTCTAAAACCAGTCCAGAATTTCCAAACACCACCTATATAAACTACTATTAAACCAAAAGTAATTAAACTACCCATTCTCATCAACTCCGCTAGTAACTGATAAAATTTGATTTCAGCATTGATGGTATTGATTAAAACCATCAGTCTTTGACATCTAAGTCACTTGATGATAAATTCTCTTATTCCAGTTTAAAGTAGCTTTCCATATCACAGCTAATTAGTTAACAAACAGAAGTACCTATTGCCAAAATAGAACATCAGCCTCAGAAAAACAAATCAAAAGATCAAAATATTGATCTTGTAATCTATGTTACTTGCTGACAATTATCTTGATTGATTTTCTCTGAGCGGATAGGCTGATGAAATGAGTAAAAATGCTTATTCCTGTTCAGATGCATCTTGCGGAAGTTCCTCAAATATGAATATCCGTAGGAGACTAAAGAAAGAAAAACACAACATAACTATCACAGGTCTTAAAGCAGCAAATATTGCAAACAGTTAAGGAGGATTTATGCGTGCAGTACTGATGGCAGGCGGTTCGGGAACACGGCTTCGCCCGTTAACTTGCGATTTGCCCAAACCGATGGTGCCAATCTTAAATAGACCAATTGCCGAACACATTATTAATCTTCTCAAACGACATCAAATTACAGAAGTCATTGCAACATTGCATTACTTACCTGATGTTTTGAGAGACTACTTTCAAGATGGCGACGATTTTGGCGTACAAATGACTTATGCCGTCGAAGAAGACCAGCCTCTTGGTACGGCAGGCTGTGTAAAAAATATTGCCGAACTTTTAGATGAAACTTTTTTAGTCATTAGTGGTGATAGTATCACAGATTTTGACTTAAGTGCAGCGATCGCCTTTCACAAACGAAAAGGCTCAAAAGCAACTTTAATTTTAACCAGGGTTCCTAACCCCATTGAATTTGGGGTGGTGATTACCGACGATCAAGCCAACATTCGCCGCTTTTTAGAAAAACCCTCTACCAGTGAGATTTTTTCAGATACTGTTAATACTGGCACTTATATTCTAGAACCTGAGGTTTTGGAATATCTACCAGATAACACTGAATCTGACTTTTCCAAAGATCTATTTCCTCTACTTTTAGAAAAAGGTGAGCCAATGTATGGTTACATTGCTCAAGGTTACTGGTGTGATGTAGGTCACTTAGATGCTTATCGTGAAGCTCAGTATGATGCATTAGAGCGTAAAGTCAACCTCGATTTTGCTTATAAAGAAGTTTCGAGTGATTTATGGGTAGGGCAAAATACTTTCATTGACCCAACAGCTACGATTGAAACCCCAGCAATTATTGGTGATAATTGCCGAATTGGGGCGAGAGTGCAAATTGAGTCGGGAACCATTATTGGGGATAACGTCACTATTGGCGCTGATGCTAATCTCAAGCGTCCGATTGTCTGGAATGGAGCAATTATAGGGGATGAAGCACATCTGAGCGCTTGTGTAATTTCTCGTGGGACTCGTGTAGACCGCCGCGCTCATGTATTAGAAGCATCTGTGGTCGGTTCTCTTTCTACTGTGGGAGAAGAAGCTCAAATTAGCCCAGGTGTACGTGTTTGGCCGAGTAAAAAGATTGAATCGGGGGCAATTTTAAACATTAATTTGATTTGGGGTAACACAGCCCAACGTAATTTATTTGGGCAACGTGGTGTACAAGGATTAGCTAATATTGACATTACTCCAGAATTTGCGGTGAAGTTAGGAGCCGCTTATGGTTCTACTTTAAAACCTGGTTCTAAGGTGACAGTCTCCCGTGACCAACGTAATGTTTCGCGCATGGTGACGCGATCGCTCATTGCTGGTTTGATGTCAGTAGGGATTAATATTCAAAACCTTGATGCTACAGCTATCCCCATCGCTCGGACAATTATCCCGACAATGGCGGTGGCTGGTGGCATTCATGTACGGGTACATCCAGATCGCCCTGACTACATCCTGATTGAATTTATGGATACTAAGGGGATTAATATCACCAAAGCTTTAGAAAAGAAAATCGAAGGGGCTTACTTTAAAGAAGACATGCGGCGATCGCAAATTCATGAAATTGGCGATGTGTCATACCCCAGTCAAGTCATTGACCGTTACTGCACTGCCTTTGAGAAACTGTTACATGTTCATACCCTGCGCCATAGTCGAGCCAAAGTAGTAATTGACTATGTTTATGCGGTGTCTGGGGCAGTTTTACCCCAAATGTTAGATAAATTTGGCGCTGATGCAGTGGTGTTGAATGCTAGTGTAAATAAAACGGCTGTATCTGTGACTGATCGTGAAGGACTATTGACTCAATTAGGTCATGTAGTGGAAGCACTCAAAGCTAACTTTGGTGTCCAAGTCTCAGCTAATGGAGAACAGCTGATTTTAGTTGATGAATCAGGCTCCGCGATTCGTGGAGAAACTTTAACAGCCTTGATGGTAGACATGATGTTAACCTCTAATCCCAGAGGAACAGTAGTAGTACCAGTTCATGCTTCCAGTGCTGTCGAACAAGTTGCCCGTCGCCACGATGGCAGGGTAATTCGTACCAAGGCTAACCCTACAGCCTTAATGGAAGCTTGTCAGAAAAATCCTAATGTCATACTAGGAGGGAGTGGAGAAACTGGTTTTATTTTCCCACATCTGCATCCGGGATTTGATTCCATGTTCTGCATTGCTAAACTAATTGAAATGCTGACTATTCAAGAGCGATCGCTTGCTACTGTGCGAGCAGAATTACCTCGTGTAGTTTACAAAACTCACACAGTCCGCTGTCCTTGGACATCTAAGGGGGCGCTGATGCGTTATTTGGTCGAAACTCATCCAGCCCAAAATTTAGAACTGATTGATGGAGTGAAAATTTGTCAGCCCTACGATGATAGTTGGCTGTTAGTTTTGCCAGATGCTAGTGAACCTTTAGTACATTTATATGCCAATAGTAATGATCGCGATTGGGCAGATGAAACTTCGAGAAACTATCGCACTCGTGTTCAGGCTTTTATAGAGAGACAACAAGAACAGCAACCTGCCGAAGTGTAATTAGTCTTTATTAGTGTCTTTGTGGTCAAAAATTGGTTTTTTAACCACTAAGACACAAAGGCACAAAGGAAAGTATCAAGCTAGTTGTAGTTTCAGGTAATTAATGAAATCTATAATTTCTGCATCAGTTAATTGTAAGCGCGATCGCTTGCCATACTTCTGTTGTAAATACTCTCTTCCTTGGTCTGGTGTCCAATTTAATTGTGCTAAATACGTGTCGGTTTGAGTTATAAAGATTTCACGTTTTTCAGATGTGTAACTTTGGTTTTGATGATAGTTATGATTTTCGTTAATTTTTAGACTGACTTTTTGTCCTAATGCTTGCCAATCTATCTCTTGATGTCCGTTCCAACTAACATCTAAGGAGCGATAACTCATCGGATCATAAATATTGCAAAAAACTACATTACTATCTCCTGGGCTGACTGCGATCGTCAGTGGATTACGCAGTTGTTCAAAGGTAAGGGCATCTAAGGATAATAATAAACTTTTGGAAAAGTAAGTATCATTTCCTGATTGAATAATATAAGGTTTATCTGCTAAGACACACAAATTTGTTTTTTTGTCTGTTCCAAATGTATTTTCAACTTGTCTATCAACTTTTATTTCTGTTATCACTCCAGTTAAAGCTCTTTCATAAATTGGAATGCGCCTATTATCTTCAGCAAGCATATACCAGCAGCAATCATTATCTTTTTTGACAAAGACATATTGAGGTCTTGGAACTGCTCCAAATCCTAATTTTACTTCCATATTTCCGGTTAATGTACAAGTTACTTGATAGATATAACTGTTGCCAAATAGTTTAGAACATCAGCTGAATATAAAACCCTGATATCAAGAGACTTTCAAGCTTATTCCCCGTTCCCTGTTATATAATTCCCTGAATAATTAAGTTAATCAACATTGAAGTAAAAAATTCTGTTCTGCACTTCTGTTGACAGCAAATTTTAAAAAAAAAGAGTGGGTAAAAAACCCACCCTCAAAGCAGTAGTAATTTAAATCAATAGCTATCTAATTGCTAATCGCTGGCGCACTCAAAGAAATTTGTGGCGCTTCTTGTTTTTGCTGTGCTAACGTCGGCACAGAATCACGCAACCTTGCTGTCAACTGTACAGTTGTCGCGTCATACATCTGAGTAAGTAACTTGGGATAAAGACCAATACCAATAATTGGTACTAACAAACAAGCAATGATAAAAACTTCGCGGGGTTCAGCATCTATCAAAGCTTGGTGAGAAACTAATTCTTCGTTCTCTTGACCGTAGAAAATTTCTCGCAACATTGACAGCAAATAAATCGGAGTTAAAATCACCCCAACTGCCATCAAAAATACCACGATGACTTTAAATGTGGAGCTGTAAGCATCGCTAGTCGCAAAGCCAACAAACACCATTAATTCAGCTACAAAACCACTCATTCCTGGCAATGCTAAAGAAGCCATCGAACAGGCAGTAAACATAGCGAAAATTTTCCGCATCCTCTTACCAACACCACCCATTTCATCCAACATTAAGGTGTGTGTGCGGTCATAAGTTGCACCGACGAGGAAGAATAAACTTGCCCCAATTAATCCGTGAGAAACCATTTGTAAAACTGCCCCACTCAATCCCAAATCTGTGAAGGAGGCAATACCAATAGTGACAAAGCCCATGTGTGAAATTGAGGAGTAAGCAATTTTTCGTTTGAGATTTCGCTGGGCAAAGGATGTAAGGGCTGCGTAAATGATATTAACTACCCCCAAAACTACTAGCACCGGCGCAAAATAAGCGTGGGCATCGGGGAGCATTTGAGCATTCATCCGAATTAAGGCATAACCGCCCATTTTCAGCAGAATACCTGCCAGTAACATGTGTACTGGCGCTGTGGCTTCACCGTGGGCATCTGGTAGCCAAGTGTGCAAGGGAATAATTGGCAATTTAACAGCGTAGGCAATCAGGAACCCGGCATATAGTGCTAGTTGAAAATTGAGGGCGAAGTCTTTAAGGGCGATCGCTCGCATGTCAAATGTCACCGTATCGCCATAAAATCCCATTGTTAGGGCTGACAGCAAAATAAACAGCGAACCACCAGCAGTGTATAAAATGAACTTCGTCGCTGCGTATTGTCGCTTTTTGCCTCCCCAAATCGATAGCAGAAAGTATATCGGTACTAGTTCCAGTTCCCACACCAGGAAAAATAACAGCATATCCTGAACAGCGAACACGGCAATCTGACCGCCATACATCGCCAAAATCAAGAAGTAAAATAGCTTTGGCTTAAAAGTCACAGGCCAAGCTGCTAAAATCGCCAGCGTGGTAATGAATCCAGTCAAAATAATTAGGGGCATTGATAAGCCATCTGCCCCTACTGACCAATTCAAATCTAGTTGCGGAACCCAAGGGTAACTCTCTACCAGTTGCAAATCGGGATTGGAGAAGTCGTACCCAGTATAAAAAGCATAAACAATCAGCGCAAAATCTATCAACCCTACGATCAGGGAATACCAGCGTACTGTTTTGCCGTCTTTATCTGGGATGATGGGAATCAGTAGTGACGCGGCTATCGGCAACAGAATAATCGTCGTCAGCCACGGGAAATTAGTTATATTCATCACAATTCGTCTGCAATCAAAGTCATGTTTGGCAAAAAGTCACTAGCTATTAACTAACAGTTTTTTGGGTATTTGGTCTCTCTTGTTAGGTTGATTTAATTAAATTGGCAATTCCCCATTTTGCTCTTGTAAATCTATTTTGACTAGAGGGAGGGGTGCAAAATGTGGGTTAGGATACACCCAGCCAAGTCAAAAATTTATCCTCAAAAAGCCTTTAGTGGTCTGGCAACCCAAAAATGACAGGTGGAGGCAGGCAGGGGAAGCAGGGGAAGCAGGGGAAGCAGGGGAAGCAGGGGGAGAAAAGAACTGGACTTTTTCACATTAACTCCG contains the following coding sequences:
- a CDS encoding exonuclease SbcCD subunit D, which encodes MIKILHLSDIHMGSSFSHGRVNPATGLNTRLEDFVNTLSQCIDRALADGVDLVIFGGDAFPDATPPPYVQEAFASQFRRLVDADIPTVLLVGNHDQHSQGQGGASLNIYRTLGVPGFVVGDTLTTHCISTRNGSVQVITLPWLTRSTLMTRQETEGLSLSEVNQLLTERLQVVLEGEIRRLDPDVPTILLAHLMADNATLGAERFLAVGKGFTLPLSLLTRPCFDYVALGHVHRHQNLNKSNNPPVIYPGSIERVDFSEEKEDKGYVMITLEGKQVDWEFCPLPVRTFCTIEVDISKADDPQAALIKAIAKHDIQDAVVRLIYKLRSEQIDIIDSASLHTALSPAHTYTIQAELVSQLARPRIPELSASSSIDPMEALKTYLNNREDLKDIASSMLEAAQKLLADDVEVWLEAATNE
- a CDS encoding DUF2358 domain-containing protein; translation: MDIIEILKQDYQRFPANQTYSIYSEDVYFQDPLNKFNGVERYKTMIKFIQTWFIDPQMDLHDIKLLGNTIKTEWTLSWNTPLPWKPRISIPGWSELGLNSDSLIISHIDYWKCSRLDVLKQNIFPF
- a CDS encoding Uma2 family endonuclease; its protein translation is MISADTTSELLTIPPLENGDKLTRQDFERRYRAMPHLKKAELIAGTVYVASPLRIKSHGEPHAYIMTWLGVYKAATPGVGLADNTTVIIDADNEPQPDAILRIEQGGQSTISKDDYVEGAPELIVEIAASSASYDLHEKLKVYRRNQVQEYLVWRVYDRQFDWFRLNEGEYIQLEPNTGDIICSQVFPGLWLAKSALLSGNLAKVLAILNQGLSTSEHQSFVEKLPTTIV
- a CDS encoding mannose-1-phosphate guanyltransferase, producing the protein MRAVLMAGGSGTRLRPLTCDLPKPMVPILNRPIAEHIINLLKRHQITEVIATLHYLPDVLRDYFQDGDDFGVQMTYAVEEDQPLGTAGCVKNIAELLDETFLVISGDSITDFDLSAAIAFHKRKGSKATLILTRVPNPIEFGVVITDDQANIRRFLEKPSTSEIFSDTVNTGTYILEPEVLEYLPDNTESDFSKDLFPLLLEKGEPMYGYIAQGYWCDVGHLDAYREAQYDALERKVNLDFAYKEVSSDLWVGQNTFIDPTATIETPAIIGDNCRIGARVQIESGTIIGDNVTIGADANLKRPIVWNGAIIGDEAHLSACVISRGTRVDRRAHVLEASVVGSLSTVGEEAQISPGVRVWPSKKIESGAILNINLIWGNTAQRNLFGQRGVQGLANIDITPEFAVKLGAAYGSTLKPGSKVTVSRDQRNVSRMVTRSLIAGLMSVGINIQNLDATAIPIARTIIPTMAVAGGIHVRVHPDRPDYILIEFMDTKGINITKALEKKIEGAYFKEDMRRSQIHEIGDVSYPSQVIDRYCTAFEKLLHVHTLRHSRAKVVIDYVYAVSGAVLPQMLDKFGADAVVLNASVNKTAVSVTDREGLLTQLGHVVEALKANFGVQVSANGEQLILVDESGSAIRGETLTALMVDMMLTSNPRGTVVVPVHASSAVEQVARRHDGRVIRTKANPTALMEACQKNPNVILGGSGETGFIFPHLHPGFDSMFCIAKLIEMLTIQERSLATVRAELPRVVYKTHTVRCPWTSKGALMRYLVETHPAQNLELIDGVKICQPYDDSWLLVLPDASEPLVHLYANSNDRDWADETSRNYRTRVQAFIERQQEQQPAEV
- a CDS encoding NAD(P)H-quinone oxidoreductase subunit 4 produces the protein MNITNFPWLTTIILLPIAASLLIPIIPDKDGKTVRWYSLIVGLIDFALIVYAFYTGYDFSNPDLQLVESYPWVPQLDLNWSVGADGLSMPLIILTGFITTLAILAAWPVTFKPKLFYFLILAMYGGQIAVFAVQDMLLFFLVWELELVPIYFLLSIWGGKKRQYAATKFILYTAGGSLFILLSALTMGFYGDTVTFDMRAIALKDFALNFQLALYAGFLIAYAVKLPIIPLHTWLPDAHGEATAPVHMLLAGILLKMGGYALIRMNAQMLPDAHAYFAPVLVVLGVVNIIYAALTSFAQRNLKRKIAYSSISHMGFVTIGIASFTDLGLSGAVLQMVSHGLIGASLFFLVGATYDRTHTLMLDEMGGVGKRMRKIFAMFTACSMASLALPGMSGFVAELMVFVGFATSDAYSSTFKVIVVFLMAVGVILTPIYLLSMLREIFYGQENEELVSHQALIDAEPREVFIIACLLVPIIGIGLYPKLLTQMYDATTVQLTARLRDSVPTLAQQKQEAPQISLSAPAISN